TGCCGTGCCCGACCTGGATTCGCTGCAGCTATTGCCGGCCTTGCGTTGTTTTTGACTGCAGGTCAGGCAACAGGTTTGCTACAGGAGGACGGTATAATACTTGCTCTCTTGCAAGCTACCGGCACACTTGTGGTTTCCCTCGCATTTGCAGTGTGGCTGTTGCGCCCCGATGCGAACCTCTGGCCGGGTGAAACAACCCCAGACATCGACAGCCGTTTGCCGATCCACGATGAATTTGCAGACCCCGCCCTGATCGCAAGTATCAAGTCAGCCATGACCGCAGGCATCTGGCGAGAGGAAGGGCTGACCATCGGCGCGCTTGCAGGAAAACTCGCCGTACCGGAGCACCGTTTGCGGCGCGCGATAAACCAAGGGCTGGGCTTTCGAAACTTCTCGAGCTTCATCAACCGGGCTAGGATCGAAGCGGCCTGTGCCGCCTTGACGGCCCCCACCCAGATGAATGCAACAGTGTTAGAAATAGCATATGATGTCGGTTTTGCTTCAGTGGGGCCGTTCAACCGAGCATTCCGCGCTGAAATCGGGTACAGCCCGACTGAATACCGACGTATCACACAGACCGGTGCTTCCGCCGATTCTGAAAAATTAGCGCCAATTGCTGCAAACCTGCACTGATTTCCACAATCGACGCGCGAGGATGCGTTTGGCGTAACAAACTATGGGCATCAATTCCACAAAACGGAGATGCTCGATGCGCGCCCTAATTCTCACTGTGCTCATAATTTTTGCCAACGCGACCCAGATCCCGGCTCAAACAATGCCGACGATGCCGCCGTCCACTTTTCCCGAAACGGGAACCTTTTGTGATCTGCTAAAGCTCTGCCCGAAGGCCGATCTTGCCCAAGCAAGATGACTAGATCGTTTGTTCGTTCTGGCACTGAAAGCGAATCCGCCATTTGTGCCTAAATGTGCATGGTGCTGCAATCGGACCACCTCTCTCTTCCCTATGCCCTTTAACCTGACTGTCGGGAGCGGCCCTGACCTGCCGTTCGTGACAAACCCGTCTAACGGCAGCTCGCAGCCCTTTTAAGACCTGGGTGCGGGGCCGCGTCCGACACGAAGAGTGTGACGCGGTCATGCACTGCATTTCGCACCAAAGTCTGCTAAGCTTACAGACAAGACAGTGGCCAAAGCCACGGTCGAGTTATCCAATGTCTTTTCATCAGAGATTTTGGCTAAGCCAATCTACCGAAACATCAGTCAATGAAGTTGGCTTAGCAGCGTTCTGGGAAACTCCGGGTCAGGTCGTCAACTACGGCAATCATACCAGTATTGCAGAGTTTGTAAGTCCGGACCCGGAACAGTTGCCTGACTATTTCACGAGTTCAAATTCACCTGGTTTCCAGGTTTTTTCGAACCATGGCTCCAGTGGGCCATAGACGCGCAGTAGAGTGAACCAACCCTTGCCGGGTACAGTCTGGGTCCAGTTTGCCTCCTTGCCTGCCGGGGCTTCTGGCCCGAAATACAGATCGACAGACCCGTCGGCGTTGGTGTCAAACCCGCCACGTGCGCTGTTCTTGCTGGGGTAAAGTTGATCTGTCTGAAGCTCGGACCGGGTTTGCGGATCGTAGATCACAATCGACCAGAAATTCTTGACCGGCGCATCCGCTGGGATGGTCATCTTATAATTATTGCCCCCATCCAGGAAGTCACCATTGCCGTCACGCTCGGCATAGGCATAGTTCGACCCGACGCCGGGGATTTGCAGCGCCATCGCCGGGGTGTTCACCGTTGCCTGATAAAAGAACAACGTGCGAGCATCCAGATTGCGCCCGCCCATGCCATCATCCAGCAACCAGCGATAATCCCGCCCGATGAATGCGGTCTTCCACTGGCTACCCTCATAAAGATAAGCATTCGGATCGCGGGTGTCGAAAGTTATCGCGCGGGCGGTGGCGTTGCCGACCTTGATGGCGTCCTGCAGAATGGCCTCCATCCGTGCGTCCGGTGCAAAAGGTTTGCCTTTTATGATGCCGATGGACGCGAATAACCCGCGCAGTTCCGGATCGAGAAAGTCCACCGGTTCGCGGTCGATCACCGTGTGAAGCTCTTCGTAGAACTCATATGTATTGGCGTGGATGGTGTTGAAAACCTTCGTGGAGCCGCTGATGAACTCCATTTCCGGCGGATTGTCGGCCTGTGACAACGGATAGATTTTCAGGCCATCAGTGAACATCTTGTTGGCGGCATCCGGCTTGCCGTCCTTGATCAGCCCGCGCAGGATTACCCAGTTGGCATAGCTGGGCGAGGTAGAAACGAAATAGCCTTCCGGCACATCCCCGTCATAGCCCGGCGGCAAGATCAAATACTTGCCACCCTTTCCCTTGTCCGGCCCCGGTCCGCCCATGTCGACAACGAAACGGAAATAAGCATCATTTACCGTGCCAGGCCCCATACCCGAAGGGATTTCCATCACGGTTGGCCCGTCGCGCTTCAGATCAAGGAAGGAACTGACATAGACTGTTCCGGTGTTTCCAGTGAGGAACAGCGGGTTGGCGTCCATGAAGTTATCCATGATGATCGCCTGATGCGCCTGCGTCACGCCCATCTCGACGTTCCCAAGGCGGATCGCCTCGACTGATGCCGCAGGGATGCCGTTCAAAAAAGTTTCAACACCGCGCATGAAATCAAGGTTGTCATAGACCAGCCGTGAAGTTTCCTCAGTCGGCATTCCATCGTTGAATCTCATAGTCCCCAGCCGGGTTTCCACCTCGTTAGGGGTCATGATGTTCTCGGGAATTTTGTTGTTGAAGCCCGGAGTCGGTTCTTCGGCTGCAACACCGACGGCGGTCAGCGAGGCCGAAATCACCCAGCCAAAAAATATTCCAAATCTCATACGAAAATCCCTTTCCAGCATTCAATAATAGATGGCTACTGAGATGGTATAGTAAAATAAGGTGCCTTTCTACGTTAGTTGAAAACCTGGTGTTGTCTCTCTCCCGTTTGCTTGTCAGGTCCTGTGCAGGTTGTCGTATGCTCCAAGGAGCCCAAACCTGTCATTCGCCATGACGGGTCTAATGGTAGGTTCCAGCCCTTCTACGACATACGTGCGCAGTGAAGCGGACGCGCGGGAAC
This portion of the Parasedimentitalea marina genome encodes:
- a CDS encoding DUF1254 domain-containing protein, yielding MRFGIFFGWVISASLTAVGVAAEEPTPGFNNKIPENIMTPNEVETRLGTMRFNDGMPTEETSRLVYDNLDFMRGVETFLNGIPAASVEAIRLGNVEMGVTQAHQAIIMDNFMDANPLFLTGNTGTVYVSSFLDLKRDGPTVMEIPSGMGPGTVNDAYFRFVVDMGGPGPDKGKGGKYLILPPGYDGDVPEGYFVSTSPSYANWVILRGLIKDGKPDAANKMFTDGLKIYPLSQADNPPEMEFISGSTKVFNTIHANTYEFYEELHTVIDREPVDFLDPELRGLFASIGIIKGKPFAPDARMEAILQDAIKVGNATARAITFDTRDPNAYLYEGSQWKTAFIGRDYRWLLDDGMGGRNLDARTLFFYQATVNTPAMALQIPGVGSNYAYAERDGNGDFLDGGNNYKMTIPADAPVKNFWSIVIYDPQTRSELQTDQLYPSKNSARGGFDTNADGSVDLYFGPEAPAGKEANWTQTVPGKGWFTLLRVYGPLEPWFEKTWKPGEFELVK
- a CDS encoding AraC family transcriptional regulator — its product is MIYLDLALRGGAVTILMLLALLLWRAPINLEGRLSVSALALSESAFLVITAALPLDLHPALLSNFTLLASFTPAATTWLIVTIFLDAPGQRWPWLIASLVTSIALYTHEAFPSLFSVCLPMSVVLYGALVILSLWSSRDDLVECRCRARPGFAAAIAGLALFLTAGQATGLLQEDGIILALLQATGTLVVSLAFAVWLLRPDANLWPGETTPDIDSRLPIHDEFADPALIASIKSAMTAGIWREEGLTIGALAGKLAVPEHRLRRAINQGLGFRNFSSFINRARIEAACAALTAPTQMNATVLEIAYDVGFASVGPFNRAFRAEIGYSPTEYRRITQTGASADSEKLAPIAANLH